The nucleotide window GATTTCAAATTCAATTTCATTATTAGAAAACTCTTTCCAAAGTTCTAATAGAAATGGCAACATCAATTTATCCTTCGAAGATAATTTGATGATTGGAATATGATTGCTCAAAACCACAGAAATAATATCGTGAAAACCAACAATCGGGATATTTCCTGCCAGAATCAGTCCTACCCTTTTTGGCGTATTTGATAATTCATATTTGGATAACCAGTTCTCAATATTTTCTTTCGTGAAAAGGCCTGCCCATTGTTTCAGGTTGTAACGTTGATTTTCCAAAGTAAACCAAGGATTTTCAATCTCAGAACGCTTCATCAGATAAGCCAATCGCTCTTCTTTCTCATTGTAATTTTCATCATCTTTATGAATAAAATCATTGATGAAATTTCCTAATTTTTCGAGTCCCAAAATTTTGTTTTCGTTCAGCATAGCTGGCTTTTTTTTTGTAATTTTGCACAAAATTAAAAATAAAATAGCAATGGCTATCAAGATAACTGATGAATGTATAAATTGTGGCGCCTGTGAACCGGAATGTCCGAACACCGCCATCTATGAAGGAGCAGTAGATTGGAAAGCATCCGAAGGTACAGAACTGAAAGGAATGGTGGTTCTATCTTCCGGACTTTCTGTGAGTGCAGACGCTGCTCAGGAACCTGTTGCAGATGATTATTACTTCATAGTAACCGACAAATGTACCGAATGTAAAGGCTTTCACGAGGAGCCTCAGTGTGCTGCAGTTTGCCCTGTGGACTGCTGCGTTCCGGATGAAGACAATGTGGAAACCGAAGAACAACTTTTGGCTAAAAAAGCATTCCTTCACAACGAATAACTTAGAATCACAACACCAAATTATCACCAAAACAAAATAAACTATAGAATGAAAAAACATAATTTCAGCGCAGGTCCAAGTATTTTACCTCAGGAAGTTTTCCAGAAGGCTTCAGAAGCAATTCTTAATTTTAATGATTCAGGATTATCGCTTTTGGAAATTTCGCACAGAAGCAAAGATTTTGTTGCAGTAATGGACGAGGCTCGTGCTATCGTAAAAAGATTGATGAATCTGGGCGACGATTATGAAGTTTTGTATTTGCAAGGTGGCGCAAGTCTTCAGTTTTTGATGGTTCCTTACAACCTTCTTTCTGTGGATGGAAAAGCAGCTTACACCAACACCGGAACTTGGGCGGCAGGCGCAATTAAAGAAGCGAAGATGATTGGAAATATAGATGTTGTGGCAACTTCCAAAGAAGCTAACTATTCTTACATTCCGAAAGAATTTAAAGTTGGTTCGGAGTACGATTATTTCCATTGCACATCCAACAACACGATTTTTGGAACGCAGATGAAGGAATTCCCGAAAGTGGATACGCTTTTGGTTTGCGATATGTCTTCTGATATTTTCAGTAGAGAATTGGATTTTTCTCAGTTCGAT belongs to Chryseobacterium sp. KACC 21268 and includes:
- a CDS encoding 4Fe-4S dicluster domain-containing protein → MAIKITDECINCGACEPECPNTAIYEGAVDWKASEGTELKGMVVLSSGLSVSADAAQEPVADDYYFIVTDKCTECKGFHEEPQCAAVCPVDCCVPDEDNVETEEQLLAKKAFLHNE
- the serC gene encoding 3-phosphoserine/phosphohydroxythreonine transaminase, with translation MKKHNFSAGPSILPQEVFQKASEAILNFNDSGLSLLEISHRSKDFVAVMDEARAIVKRLMNLGDDYEVLYLQGGASLQFLMVPYNLLSVDGKAAYTNTGTWAAGAIKEAKMIGNIDVVATSKEANYSYIPKEFKVGSEYDYFHCTSNNTIFGTQMKEFPKVDTLLVCDMSSDIFSRELDFSQFDVIYAGAQKNMGPAGATLVVVKKSILGKTGRSIPTYLDYAVHIDKESMSNTPPVFAVYASYLTLKHLEENGGIAAAEARNNAKAKLLYDEIDSNPNFQGVSAIEDRSFMNVTFTLTDESKQEAFDAAWKAAGISGLNGHRSVGGYRASIYNAMPIESVQVLVDVMKSI